Proteins from a single region of Bombus pascuorum chromosome 5, iyBomPasc1.1, whole genome shotgun sequence:
- the LOC132906909 gene encoding teneurin-m isoform X7, protein MYQLGCLLDNSAPRGPPDVPPRNPTMSRVNGRLPGSHAASDHERDPDLQPSCLVRTSSGGFYSIPKIPKNEYNNKNQSTGNSPIKVELQNNMDRVPLPYGHAPSMIPMRRQSIRCHFVKGVDWCSWKLIAMILLMVSLCITAALAYVVVSSIVNRSYQSTKACAVLVGENSDTKPLSSDGNKTSSSATASSSQSSGRTRQQASSGAIDDTLNFDDQPHNLNLSMDEIDERQESAVFDGVTLKQMDSKDGKETSVSLGKESVKEGTSTSYENDYESTTEESTGTVDWTTTPSYEDESSSVGLSCSGTTPLPPEPTILILEGARTFPARSFPPDGTTFAQVGLGQKLSKEIPPYSYWNMQFYQSEAAYVRFDYNIPRGASIGVYARRNALPTHTQYDLLEVLSGFKARTTRASHVSVIPSIKKEVTHYMEPGHWFLSLYNDDGDPQEVSFIAMIAEDMTHNCPNGCSGKGECLLGHCQCNPGFGGEDCSESVCPVLCSQRGEYINGECQCNPGWKGKECSLRHDECEVPDCNGHGHCTNGKCNCVRGYKGKYCEEVDCPHPTCSGHGFCAEGTCICKKGWKGADCSQMDKEALQCLPDCSGHGNFDLETQTCLCEPMWSGDDCSKELCDLDCGPHGHCVDNACDCLPGWSGELCNLKQCDPRCNEHGQCKNGTCLCVTGWNGKHCTMEGCPNSCSGHGQCRVGNDGQWECRCYDGWDGKDCNVLLEQNCNDGRDNDKDGLIDCADPECCSNHICRSSQLCVSAPKPIDILLRKQPPAITASFFERMKFLIDEGSLQNYARQETFNESMFWNHFNTSRSAVVRGRVVTHLGTGLMGVRVSTSTPLEGFTLTRDDGWFDLLVNGGGAVTLQFGRSPFKPQSHIVFVPWNEVVIIDKIVMSTAEEKQTSHIPYACAAHDYDLMKPVVLATWKHGFQGACPDKSAILAESQVIQESLQIPGTGLNLVYHSSRAAGYLSTIQLQLTPEVIPPTLNLIHLRITIEGILFEKTFEADPVIKFTYAWNRLNVYRQRVYGVTTAMVKVGYEYNDCKDIIWDVQTTKLSGHDMSISEVGGWNLDIHHRYNFHEGILQKGDGSNIYLKQKPRVILTTMGDGHQRSLDCYDCDRQAEASNQRLLAPVALATASDGSIFVGDFNLVRKILVDGTVRTVVRLNATRVSYRYHIALSPLDGSLYISDPESHQIIRVRDTNDYSEPDHNWETVVGSGERCLPGDEAHCGDGALARDAKLAYPKGVAVSADNVLYFADGTNIRMVDRDGIITTVIGNHMHKSHWKPIPCEGTLNVEEVHLRWPTELAINPLDNSLHMIDDHMVLQLAPDGRVKVVAGRPLHCASPSSSFDTELATHATLVMPQSIAFGPSGNLYIAESDSQRINRVRVIGTDGKISPYAGAESKCNCLERGCDCFDADHYLASTSKFNTISAVAVSPDGVVHIGDQANYRIRSVMASIPDASGAREYEIYSPDTQEIYVFNRFGQHVATKNILTGEIVYQFTYNVNTSNGKLSTVTDAAGNKVFLLRDYSSQVNSIENTKGQKCRLRMSRMKMLHELSTPDNYNVTFDYHGPTGLLKTKLDSTGRSYVYNYDEFGRLTSAVTPTGKVISLTFDLSLKGAVVKVGQNNRKPISMLIKGSSVVTKVGEAEQRTTVLSDGSVGQVTPWAHTVSTDTLPYSVLAEIEPLLGESYPVPAKQRTEIAGDLANRFEWRYFLRKFQGNKYRSESKTVAQVGRKLRINGDILLSLEYDRETNSVAVFMDDDAELLNVTYDRTARPVKWGPRNGIFSGVELEYDRFSRLTSWTWGDISETYGFDRAGRLYEIKYSDGTSMVYAFKDMFSSLPLKVTTPRGSDYLLQYDEAGALQSLTTPRGHIHAFSLQTSLGFYKYQYYSPMNRHPYEILYNDDGQILAKVYPHQSGKVAYVYDHTGKLETTLAGLSSIHYTYQETTSLVHSIDINEPNFEMRIEYKYHAGIVKDEKIKFGSKSGLDNARYRYQYDGNARISGIEVDINGKQLPQLRLKYNQNLGILEGVGDLRIYRNLFNRSVMQDSSKQFFTVTDYDEHGRVKTVLMNIRSLDVFRMELEYDNRNRIKMRKLSIGKDAMEKKEWTKMEKITYNADGHVLEVADTENNWQYAYDENGNVIGVTEHNEKIALGYDSGDRVVQYGDVEFNSYDGRGFVVIRGEHKYRYNSRGQLIHASEHKKFQIWYFYDDRGRLVAWNDDRENITQFFYANPKTPDLITHIHFPKSSKTFRFLYDSRNFLMTVETSEQRFYVATDQNGSPLALFDTNGNLIKEMRRTPFGKIIKDTNPDFYLPIDFHGGLLDPNTKLVYLNKRLYDPTVGQWMTPAWEQMANELTTPTDIFIYRFRNNDPINFKQNVEYMTDLASWLKLYGYDISAMLGSEYMKQMVYQPSATITSPQLTPDFGVMSGLQCIVNRVHEKFSDLGFVPKPLLKLEPKTRNLLPRVAHRRAVFGEGILVSRVGGRSLVSVVDGVNSVVQDVVTSVFNNSYFLPLHFSVHDQDVFYFVKDNALKIRDDMEELRRLGGMFNVSTHETTEHGAGTWKELRLHNPDAAVVIKYGADPEQERHRILKHAHKRAVERAWEIEKQLVMAGFQGRGDWSKEEKDELISRGTVSGYEGVDIHSVHRYPQLADDPGNVAFTRDTKRKRRKSGNRRNRIHRHDS, encoded by the exons CTATAGATGATACCCTGAACTTCGATGATCAACCACATAATTTGAATCTTTCGATGGATGAAATAGATGAGCGTCAAGAGTCTGCAGTGTTTGATGGGGTCACACTGAAACAGATGGACTCTAAGGACGGAAAGGAAACTTCTGTAAGTTTGGGGAAGGAGTCTGTAAAAGAAGGAACGAGTACGAGCTATGAGAATGATTATGAATCCACGACTGAGGAGAGTACTGGGACTGTTGACTGGACCACTACTCCGAGTTATGAGGATGAGTCGAGCAGTGTAGGCTTGTCATGTTCTGGGACAACGCCATTACCCCCAGAACCCACTATACTGATCCTGGAAG GTGCAAGAACTTTCCCCGCCAGGTCCTTCCCACCTGACGGTACAACTTTCGCCCAAGTGGGTCTCGGACAGAAGCTCAGCAAAGAGATTCCACCATACAGCTACTGGAACATGCAATTCTACCAGTCGGAAGCTGCGTACGTGCGATTCGACTATAATATTCCTCGTGGAGCCAGTATCGGCGTCTACGCAAGAAGAAACGCTCTTCCTACGCACACGCAGTACGATCTTCTGGAAGTACTTAGTGGTTTCAAGGCCAGAACCACACGGGCGTCCCATGTTAGTGTTATT CCATCGATCAAGAAGGAAGTGACGCACTATATGGAGCCTGGTCATTGGTTCCTTTCGTTGTACAACGACGACGGTGATCCTCAGGAAGTGTCGTTTATAGCTATGATCGCGGAAGACATGACGCATAATTGTCCGAATGGCTGTAGCGGAAAGGGCGAATGTCTGCTGGGTCACTGCCAATGTAATCCTGGTTTCGGTGGCGAAGATTGCAGCGAGAGCGTTTGTCCTGTTCTCTGTAGTCAGCGTG GCGAGTACATAAACGGAGAGTGCCAATGTAACCCTGGCTGGAAGGGCAAGGAATGTTCCCTGCGACACGACGAATGCGAAGTGCCTGATTGTAACGGACACGGCCATTGCACCAATGGAAAGTGCAATTGCGTACGTGGCTACAAAGGAAAGTATTGCGAGGAAGTGGACTGCCCTCATCCGACTTGCTCTGGCCATGGTTTCTGCGCGGAGGGCACCTGCATTTGTAAGAAGGGGTGGAAAGGAGCAGATTGTAGCCAGATGGACAAAGAAGCGTTACAGTGTCTGCCCGATTGCAGTGGACATGGAAATTTCGATCTTGAGACGCAGACTTGTCTATGTGAGCCTATGTGGTCTGGAGACGACTGCTCGAAAG AATTATGCGATTTGGATTGCGGTCCCCACGGACATTGCGTTGACAATGCTTGCGACTGTTTGCCCGGATGGTCCGGCGAATTGTGTAATCTAAAGCAATGCGATCCACGATGCAACGAACACGGCCAATGTAAAAACGGGACCTGTTTGTGCGTGACTGGTTGGAATGGAAAACACTGCACCATGGAAGGTTGCCCGAATTCCTGCTCTGGACACGGACAGTGTAGAGTCGGCAACGATGGTCAGTGGGAATGCAGGTGTTACGATGGCTGGGATGGCAAGGACTGCAACGTGCTTCTTGAACAGAACTGCAATGACGGAAGAGACAACGACAAAG ACGGTCTCATCGATTGCGCGGATCCGGAATGTTGCTCGAATCATATATGTCGTAGCAGCCAACTTTGCGTGTCAGCACCGAAGCCGATCGATATACTTCTGCGAAAGCAGCCGCCGGCCATCACCGCTTCCTTCTTCGAGaggatgaaatttttaatcgacgaAGGCAGTCTTCAAAATTACGCGCGTCAAGAAACCTTCAACGAGAG TATGTTCTGGAATCACTTCAACACAAG TCGATCGGCTGTTGTCCGTGGCCGCGTTGTCACGCATCTTGGCACCGGTCTGATGGGAGTGCGAGTCAGTACCAGCACACCTCTGGAAGGCTTTACCTTGACGAGAGACGACGGCTGGTTCGATCTCCTGGTGAACGGCGGTGGTGCGGTCACTTTACAATTTGGAAGATCGCCATTCAAACCGCAGAGCCACATTGTTTTTGTACCATGGAACGAG GTGGTAATAATCGATAAGATAGTCATGAGCACCGCAGAAGAGAAGCAAACAAGCCACATTCCATACGCTTGTGCAGCGCATGATTACGACCTGATGAAACCAGTGGTCCTGGCAACGTGGAAGCATGGTTTCCAGGGAGCGTGCCCTGACAAAAGTGCTATTCTGGCCGAGTCCCAAGTTATACAAGAAAGCCTGCAAATACCTGGCACGGGTCTCAATCTCGTTTACCATAGCTCCAGAGCAGCCGGCTATCTGTCCACCATACAGCTGCAGTTGACTCCAGAAGTCATACCTCCTACCCTTAATTTAATTCATCTGAGAATCACAATCGAAGGAATTCTGTTTGAGAAAACCTTTGAAGCAGACCCAGTGATAAAATTCACTTATGCTTGGAATCGACTGAACGTGTATAGACAACGCGTTTATGGTGTCACCACTGCTATGGTGAAAGTTGGATACGAGTATAATGATTGCAAAGATATTATTTGGGATGTTCAAACGACGAAACTGAGTGGCCATGACATGTCCATTTCTGAAGTTGGAGGCTGGAATTTGGATATCCACCATAGATACAATTTCCACGAGGGGATTCTTCAGAAAGGAGATGGctcgaatatttatttgaagcaGAAGCCCAGAGTGATTTTGACCACTATGGGCGATGGTCATCAAAGGTCTTTGGATTGCTATGATTGCGATAGACAAGCAGAGGCTTCTAACCAGAGGCTTCTTGCACCCGTTGCTCTTGCAACTGCTTCTGATGGATCTATCTTTGTTGGGGACTTCAATCTTGTCAGAAAGATTCTTGTCGATGGCACTGTTAGAACTGTAGTTCGGCTCAA TGCAACAAGGGTATCCTACCGTTACCACATAGCGCTCAGCCCTCTGGATGGCTCCCTCTACATTTCTGACCCAGAATCACACCAAATCATTCGTGTGCGCGATACCAACGATTACTCTGAGCCCGATCACAACTGGGAAACAGTCGTCGGCTCTGGAGAACGTTGTCTTCCTGGCGACGAAGCTCATTGTGGCGACGGTGCTCTGGCCAGAGACGCCAAACTTGCCTATCCCAAAGGAGTAGCAGTCTCTGCAGACAACGTGCTCTATTTCGCCGATGGAACTAACATCAGAATGGTCGACAGAGATGGTATAATCACCACAGTAATTGGAAACCACATGCACAAGTCACACTGGAAGCCAATTCCTTGTGAGGGTACTTTAAACGTGGAAGAAGTTCATCTTCGTTGGCCTACAGAATTAGCAATCAATCCTCTGGACAACTCGTTACACATGATAGATGATCATATGGTTCTTCAATTGGCTCCTGATGGTCGTGTCAAGGTCGTTGCTGGACGTCCTCTTCACTGTGCTTCTCCATCTTCATCGTTTGATACTGAACTAGCTACGCATGCAACCTTGGTGATGCCTCAGAGCATTGCATTTGGCCCTTCAGGAAATCTATATATAGCAGAAAGTGATTCTCAAAGGATTAATCGTGTGAGAGTGATTGGTACAGATGGTAAAATTTCACCGTATGCTGGAGCGGAGTCCAAGTGTAATTGTTTGGAACGCGGTTGTGATTGTTTCGACGCTGACCATTATCTTGCTTCCACTTCGAAGTTTAATACGATATCTGCAGTTGCCGTGTCTCCTGATGGAGTAGTTCATATTGGTGATCAAGCGAATTACAGAATTAGATCCGTGATGGCCAGCATTCCTGATGCTAGTGGCGCTAGAGAGTATGAGATTTATTCTCCAGACACTCAAGAAATCTATGTATTCAATAGATTTGGTCAACATGTTGCTACCAAGAACATACTCACTGGAGAGATTGTTTATCAGTTTACTTACAATGTAAATACTAGCAATGGAAAGCTTAGCACTGTCACAGATGCAGCTGGAAATAAAGTATTCTTGTTAAGAGACTACAGTAGCCAAGTGAACTCCATTGAGAATACCAAGGGACAGAAGTGCAGGCTGAGGATGTCTAGGATGAAGATGTTGCACGAATTGAGCACTCCAGACAATTATAATGTAACCTTCGATTACCATGGACCCACTGGTTTATTGAAAACCAAATTAGACAGCACAGGAAGGAGTTATGTGTACAATTATGATGAATTTGGCAGACTCACCTCTGCAGTCACTCCAACAGGCAAAGTAATCAGTCTAACTTTTGATCTAAGTTTGAAAGGAGCAGTTGTGAAGGTTGGACAGAATAATAGGAAACCAATCTCAATGCTCATCAAAGGATCGTCTGTGGTTACGAAGGTTGGAGAGGCTGAGCAGAGAACAACAGTTCTTTCTGATGGTTCAGTGGGTCAGGTCACACCATGGGCTCACACTGTCAGTACAGATACCTTACCGTACTCAGTATTGGCGGAAATAGAACCATTGTTAGGTGAAAGCTACCCAGTTCCTGCTAAGCAGAGAACAGAGATCGCTGGGGATTTAGCAAACAGATTCGAATGGCGATACTTTCTTAGAAAGTTtcaaggaaataaatatagaagcGAATCGAAGACCGTGGCACAAGTTGGCAGAAAGCTTCGCATCAACGGGGACATTTTATTGTCTCTTGAATATGATAGAGAAACTAACAGCGTGGCAGTGTTTATGGATGATGATGCGGAGCTTCTAAATGTCACCTATGACAGAACGGCAAGACCAGTTAAATGGGGTCCcagaaatggaattttctcCGGTGTAGAGCTTGAATATGATCGATTTAGTAGATTGACAAGCTGGACCTGGGGAGATATCAGTGAAACCTATGGCTTTGATAGAGCTGGAAGATTgtacgaaattaaatatagtGATGGAACATCCATGGTGTATGCATTTAAGGACATGTTCAGTAGTCTTCCACTGAAAGTAACTACACCACGAGGAAGTGATTATTTGTTGCAATATGATGAAGCTGGAGCACTGCAGTCGTTAACTACTCCTAGAGGACATATTCATGCGTTCTCACTGCAGACTTCTCTTGGGTTCTATAAATATCAGTACTACTCGCCAATGAACAGACATCCGTACGAGATTTTGTATAATGATGATGGACAGATCCTGGCTAAAGTGTACCCGCATCAGAGTGGCAAGGTTGCTTACGTTTATGATCATACTGGGAAGCTGGAAACTACTCTTGCTG GACTGTCTTCGATCCACTACACGTATCAAGAAACCACGAGCCTGGTCCATAGTATCGATATTAACGAACCCAATTTCGAGATGCGTATAGAGTACAAATATCACGCAGGAATCGTTAAAGATGAAAAGATCAAATTCGGTAGCAAAAGTGGCTTGGACAACGCACGCTATCGTTACCAATACGATGGCAACGCCAGGATATCCGGTATCGAAGTTGACATCAACGGCAAACAACTTCCACAATTACGTCTGAAATACAACCAAAACCTGGGAATATTGGAAGGCGTAGGAGACCTCagaatatatagaaatctCTTTAACAGATCTGTAATGCAAGATAGTAGCAAACAATTCTTCACCGTCACTGATTATGACGAGCATGGTCGAGTTAAAACAGTTTTGATGAACATTAGATCATTGGACGTATTTAGAATGGAACTCGAATATGATAACCGAAATCGTATAAAGATGAGGAAATTGTCTATTGGAAAAGATGCCATGGAGAAGAAAGAATGGACAAAGATGGAGAAAATCACTTATAATGCTGATGGACATGTTTTAGAAGTAGCTGATACTGAGAATAATTGGCAATATGCTTATGATGAAAATGGTAATGTGATTGGAGTTACAGAACATAATGAGAAGATCGCATTAGGTTATGATAGTGGAGATCGTGTTGTTCAATATGGTGACGTTGAGTTTAACTCTTACGATGGACGAGGATTCGTTGTTATTCGAGGAGAGCACAAGTACAg ATACAATTCACGCGGTCAACTAATCCACGCTTCCGAGCACAAGAAGTTCCAGATCTGGTACTTCTACGACGACCGTGGCCGATTGGTTGCCTGGAACGACGACCGCGAGAACATCACGCAGTTCTTCTATGCGAATCCAAAGACGCCGGATTTGATCACGCACATCCACTTCCCGAAGTCCTCGAAAACCTTCCGATTCCTCTACGACTCCCGCAATTTCCTGATGACAGTGGAGACATCAGAGCAAAGATTCTACGTTGCAACAGATCAAAATGGCTCTCCTCTGGCGCTCTTTGATACCAATGGAAACCTGATAAAGGAGATGAGACGTACACCATTTGGAAAAATCATCAAGGACACCAATCCAGACTTCTATTTGCCCATAGACTTCCACGGTGGTCTCCTGGATCCAAACACTAAATTAGTTTACCTGAACAAGCGCTTGTACGATCCGACTGTTGGACAGTGGATGACACCAGCGTGGGAGCAAATGGCCAACGAACTCACCACTCCAACCGACATTTTCATCTATCGTTTCCGTAATAATGatccaattaatttcaaacagAATGTGGAATACATGACTGATCTGGCTAGTTGGCTGAAACTATATGGCTATGATATTTCTGCAATGCTTGGTTCCGAGTACATGAAACAAATGGTGTACCAACCTAGCGCAACCATCACATCACCTCAATTGACCCCAGACTTTGGTGTCATGTCTGGTTTACAGTGCATTGTGAATCGCGTACACGAAAAGTTCTCAGATCTAGGTTTCGTCCCTAAGCCATTACTTAAGCTGGAACCAAAGACGAGGAATCTTCTTCCCAGAGTGGCTCATCGTCGCGCTGTCTTTGGAGAAGGTATCCTAGTTTCCCGTGTCGGTGGAAGATCACTTGTCAGCGTAGTAGACGGTGTGAACAGCGTAGTCCAGGACGTAGTGACATCTGTGTTCAACAACTCATACTTCTTACCTCTACACTTTAGTGTCCACGATCAAGACGTGTTCTACTTTGTGAAAGACAATGCACTGAAAATTCGTGATGACATGGAGGAACTTCGTCGTCTAGGTGGCATGTTCAACGTCTCAACTCATGAAACTACCGAACATGGTGCAGGTACCTGGAAAGAACTAAGATTACACAATCCAGATGCTGCTGTGGTGATCAAGTACGGAGCTGATCCTGAACAAGAGAGACACAGAATATTAAAACACGCTCATAAACGAGCAGTAGAAAGAGCTTGGGAGATAGAAAAGCAATTGGTTATGGCTGGTTTCCAAGGAAGAGGCGACTGGtctaaagaagagaaagatgaACTAATTAGTCGAGGCACGGTTAGTGGCTACGAAGGTGTGGACATTCATAGTGTGCATAGATATCCACAATTAGCTGACGATCCTGGTAATGTAGCGTTCACGAGAGATACcaaaaggaaacgaagaaagagtGGAAACAGGCGTAACAGAATCCACAGGCATGACTCGTGA